The region AAGCGAGGGTAGCAGTCTTTCTCCATCAGGGTGTATATTTTGGCTTGGGCCAGATTGAAACAGGACAGGTTGGGATGCTCCATGTTCTCCTTTGTGATGGCTTTGGTAACATGATCAAGATTTACCTGTAGGGCAGCAGAGGAGGTAGAGGGTGAATATCAGACCTTCACAGCGAGACAAGTGAAGCCAGCAGATTAACAGAGCATCCTAAATAGTCTGTATAGGCTGTTATTATATTTACCTCTCTTGGCGCATCAGAGCCGATGAACTCGTCGTAAATTTTCTTGGCTTTGGCGCCCAGTTTTGAAGCTTTCGTTGCCTGGTAGTCGTCGCACGCCAAGTAGAATGTAATGTTTTCCTCACTGAACTCTGAGTGCAGGAACGCTCTGAACAGGCAAAGACCATCTAGgaacagaaaagagagggagagaagagagtggTAGGTTAACATCTGGTAGTCATCTCAGAAACATCTGGAATGAGTGAAACATTTGTATTAAGGGTGATGTGGAGGATCGCTCTTACTTTGACTGGACAACAAGTTGTCAAACGACTCCTTCCATTTTAAAGGCTCGTCCACGTTTAACCtgcagcaacagaaaaaaaacgtcATTAGGAAAAGTTCTAGAAATTACAGAGGAAAACTTTGACAAGCTTAGAGAGGGAATTTGAACGTATGTCTTACctcagtttgtcatttttctttgacTGGCCATTGATGCTGTGATCTGACTTTTGGAGTAAACTTCCAAACAAAGCTTTCAGCTCCTTCGCCCTGCCaagataaagaaagacagattgTTACAAAAGGACTGagtatgaatatttaaatccaCCTGTCATAGCCTAGAAGTACAggaataattcattttctttcttcaaaaaaagaaaagtggatcTCACCTCTCCAGGCATGTTATAGGCAATGATTCAAGTCCTCTGCACATAATGAGATGTTTTGCTGCTTGCTGGTTTGATATTTCCAAAGGTTTCGACAGTTGCTTGTAAAGTATGTAACGTGTTACAGAGTTGCCTTCCTTTCTGTAAGTGAGCAAGCCCTCAGCTGATCTGCCGTCTGCGTGGGAGAGTGACTCTTTATAGGGTAGTCCACTCTGTGACATCACGCCTCTCAGCCAATGAAACGAGATgtgggaggatgaggagactCCTGACACTGATTTCCCCCCAGattttttcctctctgactgAACAGCATGTGTGATTGCGGGTTACGGAAACTGAATAACTTCACTTCTCTCTTAAATGTCTTTGTGCTCAGTCAGGTCGTGTGAatgagcgagtgtgtgtgtggttttggggatttgtgtttgttcttatttttcaatAGTTGTGAACAGAACTAGATGCTCTCACAAGGACAGAAAAAACCCCTCAAGTGAGGACGCCTCGCCTttcaatagaaaataaatttaGACTTTGGTCAATAAGCCCCCATTTCTGTCCACATTATACCACATtgtaaataaactgaaaacagggaaatacataaataaaccgagaaaactgtaaaagatattatacattatatattataataataattatctatgtatctgtatgtatatatgcatgtgcATTACAAGACAAAAAGCACAAACTATTCATTAGATTTCTCCAAACAACTCGAACAATTTAATACTTAATTTTATAGTCAACCAATTATTGGGCccaatttctttatttacctCATTATcatcaaatgttttcaataGTTAAGAAATGAAAGTCCTCACAAgtacataaatatgaaatgtgtttgtattataTGTGATATACAGAAAAGCTTTCATTCTTATCTGTCTTCTCTCTTATGGTGTGACCTAGCTAAAGGTAATTGGGtcttaattacattacattacattacagtcatttagcagacgcttttatccaatatAGCCTCGGCGTTGAGAAAGCTATTGTCTATTTAATAAGTAAATCTATTTTAATACCGGACAGAGGTCTGCTAACAGTAAACTCTGATGATTGGTTAAGTTCAGAGGGAAATACTCAGGAAAGGAAAAATCAGATAGCGGATGAGAAGGTGGAGAGCTCATTGAAACTGTCTGAGCCAGCTTCCTCTGCCGGCTGCCCCGAACAATACTTTCCCTCTAACTGGCTGCTTTGTCCGACACAGTTCTGCGTGTCAACAGCAGGTCACTTAAGCCCGAAATAATGAGCCACTCGCCTGCTTCTTCTATTAAAATACAGCTGAACACAGAGAAAGCAACTTCCTATAAGGAGAGTGTAATTAATTTGGCTTCAAgtcaaatgataaaaataatgatgtgACAATTGTTTTGGCTGAAACAGAGTTTCagtcaggcggcaacctctggttctcaAAAGTGAAGCTGAAGCTGATGCTGATGTTCCtgaaacttgcattctttctaaatGCCAACAGGGCGGGGACTCCCCTGGTTGCTAAgggaagtctgattgtatagaaatctatgagaaatTATATTATCACCCTACtattaccctacttctcacttgatttattactgcagtaaacattgtgaacattaatttatggtctcaattgctagtttcgatacagcataatgttcattttgtaaatgatggtccaattaaaagtaaaatagatgataaagcagggtatgctttaccttgtgattgacaggtcgataCCACGGCTTTGTCCGATCTGGgagttaaatgtgtttttgtcttaagaTTTGAATCCATTCACAGTGGAGTTTCAGGTCATGAAagttagttttaacatttttggtcaccaaaaaatgtatttttcagcgTTTCGTTTtgcttagctccaccctctcgtgtcacttctggttgcaaaaaaacccaaaatggaaacggccaaaatgccgaacttgaggcttcaacaCGACAGTCGACAAACCAATGGCTGCGTTGcagtgactacatccacttcttataaaaaGTCTATGGTTTAATTTACAAAACTGTTAACACATATGacaccaaacacacagaaaatacaacatttatgttaaataGGTGCAATGATACGTCACACGGTGAGTTACCAAAGCATTAACATAATATATGTTCCTCTCTGAATTTGAATCcttgttgcattttaaaatagaaggattgttatttaataaaagctGTCATACATTCTCAAAAAATGTCCAATAATGCAGGAGTCAATATTTGAATatgtcatttaatttattaaatatgttgccTACTGTAAACATAGGTCACTTAGTCTACAGTCTAACTTCATattacagaaaaaactaaaagcctACAAGGCACAATGATCATTGTGACTACACTGCACCAGTTCACTTTCTGTTTCAACACTGACCTTTATaatactgtaaaatatttaaagccCCTGCaggtttaaaataaagataattaaactGAAAGACAGTTTAAAGTCAACACTATAagtaaaagtgtctgctaaatgactgtaatgtaatgtaatgtaagtataAGGTGAAGTTCAGAGCCCCGAACAGCGGATCTATTTTTCGCTCTTGCGTCAGTGTTTTTCTGGACATCTTGTCTGAACATGTTCAGCCAGTGAAGCCTTTCTTTTTGAAGACACTTGACATACTGTACCAGAGTTTTCATTGGCAACTGCTCATTACGAGTTttatacaggaaaaaaaaaaacttgattcGGCTGGTTCCTGACATTCTGACATTCTCATTTATATCAGAATGTTTTGGTTGTTCTTTCCATTTACGAATGCAGTGTTTGATCATTTGCCAAGATCATGCTGTGCGATTTAACATTTAGCCCCTTTTTGTTACACATGTATTATttttcaagagaactactagtcaccaatgcatcataaaccagagcaatgcaacagactaatacgaatataataagtgctacaaactactacgaataggataagtcaGTAAACAAATAATTCAATAAGTGTTATAAGTGCAACAACATAAGTGCTTCAGGAAGGCTCAGGGATACTTCTGAATATGAAGCCTCGCCCTCATTGTGCTCATTGGGACAATGCcgacacacatttttaaaaagaaacagaaaaaagctgtgactcGGGTGGATCGCCGcactgagcgacggggcaacctgTGAGGCCGAGCAGCATCAGTGGaatcgggcgggggtgtagggcttgaccaaggcctggagataggaaggagctgttcctttcactgccctgtaatagcaccagagtcttaaactggattagtcaacagggagccagtgtagagaacggagaagggaagttgtgtgggagaacaaTTGAACACCATGCAgttttctggacaagctccagaggtctgatggccaaCGCCGAGGCTAttcaagtagtgagttgcagtagtccaggcgggagatgaccagagcctggatgagcacctgcgccgtctcatcagtgaggaaggggcgaatcctcctgatgttgtagaggaggaatctgcaggagcgtgtgaccgatgcaatgtttgctgagaacgacagttggtcgtccaggatcacacccagattcctcacagaccgagttggcgtcactacggcatcatcaatggtgaatTGTTAACATTTAGGTCATTAACTGTGGTCCAAAAACTGTGTCAACAACATgaagctgacatttttttcgTGGCCCGGTCTTGCTCCTCACCATTCATGTCTTATAACTTTGgcccatatatttttttttctaataaaatataattttggcACATTAATAAAGGCTTTCCTGTCTCTGACACACAGAATAATGGATAAGGATATTTTAATCAAGTCAAGATGAGGAAAAGGCTGTCCCAGCATGTCACGCTGTAGTCCAGATCATAGagtgtatataagaagtggacgtagtcattacGACGTCACCCACTGGTCTTGGACTGACGTTTAGAAGCCTCTAGTTTTGTGATTTGGCCATCACAAACTTGAATTACGGCCGtagccatcttggctttttggaACCAGTGAActaaagtgaccatatttggactgtggaggagagacATAGAGATTACAtgtacggctctggtagcggcagtgacctgtcaatcactgtagGCCGGCTCTAAAGCATActcctctttatggtctattttactctaaatgggactaGGATTTCCTAAACGGACATCATGCTATATTGAAAaggacttgaaactagagattgagaccataaagacatgtttaccatgtttatgTAGGTGATAAAttaagagagaagtagagtcattttctcaaataCTTTCATATAAATCTGACTTCTTTTAGCAAcaagaggagttgccccctgctggcaaATAGTGTAAATGCAAGTTAATACACTTCCAGATTGACTgattgatgttgatgttttcaaattgtattctataaaaatgttgtattattcATTCTCAGCTATAAACATACTTTCAACTGAATGTATCACAACTTTGGAGCCCTTAGAGTTGGTAGTGGTGAGAAGACGCTACACACAAGTGTTAAAGCTGATATAATTAATATCTAATCATCAACAATGGATTTTTATATCAACAATGGATTGCATGACTATTACTACTCAGCACCAAATTATGCAAAAAGAGTTAGCAACTAGCTAATATGGACATACGAGAGTGTTTGTAGGGTAGGCTAATTGGGGACATAGCCAGCAATCCAACAGCAGGCAAGAAGAGAAAATTTGTTTTATAGGAAATAACCAGGGACACTATATGCCACTTATAAGGCTGCATTGTTACGAGGTGAcagtaaacaaaacagaatTGTCTGTTGGTGACTAGTGTCTTTtccatatttattatatcatttatgAAATCAGCCAACATGTTTGTCAACCTGTTCTTTTCAATGAACAAAGCACAGGAATGAATAATGCAATGAGATGccttattttaaaaggaaaagagcACACACGAAAGAGAAGATATTTGGTtcagaccaaaacagagcttaaaggaatgtgaatatatatatatatatatatatatatatattgtacttaaaaacacaaacatgactccaaatgaacagcaatgttgctctgtatctgctggGTGTGTAAATAAGGGTTTATTGCTGACTTGTCAGCCATAATAAATCTAAGAAATGATAATGTCAGTATTGTTTTTCCAGCTTGATTTTGCTGAGCTTCTGTTGTAAAGAATTTataggaaattaaatgtgtttatccacAGTTTTACAGCCATTTCTTTGAccacaaaatgtgtcaaatgtgtcaagtgtggacacacacatgtgtTCTGATTGGACTCATggaatcatgttttatttgcgGAATTAAGGTGAAGTATTCAACATCTCAAGTGGAGATACTTTCTTGACCATGGCAGATCAAGAGAGTAATTTTGTAATTGTTGCTAAGCCTCTCACTTTTTCCCCATATaggcagcacagacacagaatGGGGCAAGCTGTTTTTGTAGAGATGCAGTTTGAAGCTTCAGTGCAAAGAGGACTATGTTTACTGAACGTTGTTCAGCGAAACGTCAGCTGAGAGCTTTCAGGGCAAATCTGGCTCCATCATTTAGGAGTCCATGCATCAACTTGATCCAGCCTCATTATGTCACATCTATCTTCATGCTGTCAGTTCAAGAACTAAAAATCCGTAATAAATCCAGATATTCACTAATGGCTGTTTTGATGACGATCAACCTAAACTTAACTTGAAAGTTGATTAATGCATGATTCTAATTCATCAGAAAATTAAAGCTGCGTCGTAAAAGTCATTATATTGACGCAGTGGGGACTGTCACTACTTCCTGCCCTCTTAGCAGCTCGGTTTCTGGAAGGGTCTTTCAAATGCGGAAATTACACAGCCGCATGGAATTCCCAGATAGTCGGTCCATTTCCCAGCAGCCTTGACCCCGGCTTCTAACTGGAAGACTTCCAAAAACAATAccatttccttctcttttccccattt is a window of Anoplopoma fimbria isolate UVic2021 breed Golden Eagle Sablefish chromosome 3, Afim_UVic_2022, whole genome shotgun sequence DNA encoding:
- the rgs5b gene encoding regulator of G-protein signaling 5b, producing MCRGLESLPITCLERAKELKALFGSLLQKSDHSINGQSKKNDKLRLNVDEPLKWKESFDNLLSSQNGLCLFRAFLHSEFSEENITFYLACDDYQATKASKLGAKAKKIYDEFIGSDAPREVNLDHVTKAITKENMEHPNLSCFNLAQAKIYTLMEKDCYPRFLKSSTYLELSRKAKTG